The following proteins come from a genomic window of Montipora foliosa isolate CH-2021 chromosome 2, ASM3666993v2, whole genome shotgun sequence:
- the LOC137991020 gene encoding probable G-protein coupled receptor 19 codes for MAAMELSILPNCSDQNIVSIPGCSNSGVVAAEMLTLSTIFVGSVIGNGLILLVVHRSRRSEWTTNYFVLSLGLTNLTIPFMSVLWTMIWILRGSWLFNSITCKLSLFFHFLNSGVSAGLVACLSIDRFYIIVHPLKFKMSRSQTKELIIFVWIFMICSAAPALYFFESKSSTSSEDVDFCMVDSTAVAWKVYILLFFLIAFCAPILFTFVMYLRIIYAVVTRNLRAKNFPNSFRRQTFRVPRSKIKVVRMLFLQWLVFVCCCFPYFSILVLSTLTMVAITWNLYVSLLLLSFSNATLNVAIYALFSGDFRQGCKRVFCKPDASQAYRLTSLGRKHRVAPFEFSSDHCENGLDELRLPEHKPVEKTNNPRHRMQGRNCNAHLNTREKQAWCSERSNSERQSSL; via the coding sequence ATGGCGGCTATGGAGCTCTCTATTCTACCAAACTGTTCCGACCAAAATATTGTTTCGATTCCGGGCTGTTCGAACTCTGGAGTTGTCGCAGCAGAAATGTTAACGCTGTCGACAATATTCGTTGGTTCTGTGATCGGCAACGGCTTGATTTTGTTGGTTGTTCACAGAAGTCGGCGGAGCGAATGGACGACAAATTACTTTGTCTTGAGTCTTGGTCTAACGAACTTGACGATTCCGTTTATGTCTGTGTTGTGGACGATGATATGGATTCTGCGGGGTTCGTGGTTATTTAACAGTATTACCTGTAAATTgtctttattttttcatttcctcAATTCCGGAGTTTCAGCCGGTTTGGTCGCTTGTCTCTCCATTGATCGATTCTACATCATAGTGCATcctctgaaattcaaaatgaGCCGATCACAAACAAAGGAGCTTATCATTTTTGTGTGGATTTTCATGATTTGTTCGGCAGCTCCAGCGTTGTACTTCTTCGAATCGAAATCATCGACTTCTTCGGAAGATGTTGATTTTTGCATGGTTGACTCGACGGCAGTAGCTTGGAAAGTCTACATATTGTTGTTCTTCCTTATAGCTTTTTGTGCACCCATTCTCTTCACGTTTGTCATGTATTTACGGATTATATACGCTGTCGTAACTCGGAATTTACGCGCCAAAAATTTTCCCAACAGTTTCAGGAGACAAACTTTCCGCGTACCACGATCAAAAATCAAAGTTGTTCGGATGCTGTTTCTACAGTGGCTTGTGTTTGTTTGCTGTTGTTTCCCCTATTTTTCAATTCTCGTTCTTTCAACCTTAACGATGGTTGCAATTACTTGGAACTTATACGTGAGTTTGTTGTTACTTTCTTTTTCTAATGCTACTTTGAATGTAGCAATATATGCACTGTTCAGTGGTGATTTTCGGCAAGGGTGTAAGCGAGTTTTCTGTAAGCCGGACGCTTCTCAAGCTTACCGACTGACTTCGCTTGGACGCAAACATCGCGTAGCCCCGTTTGAATTTAGCTCCGATCACTGTGAAAACGGCTTGGACGAACTACGGCTACCAGAACACAAACCAGTTGAAAAAACAAATAACCCCAGACACCGCATGCAAGGGAGAAACTGTAATGCTCATCTCAATACTCGAGAAAAACAAGCCTGGTGTTCAGAGAGAAGCAACAGTGAGAGGCAATCCAGCTTATAG